The Streptomyces sp. NBC_01142 genomic interval TGGGTTACCTCGTCCTGGCCCTTGTGTACCCGGAGAGGTTCTGAGCAGATGAGTCCCGTCCTCGCCGGCGTGCTCCAGCTGCTTGCGCTGATAGCCGCGCTTGCCCTGGCGTACCGTCCACTGGGCGACTACATGGCCGGTGTCTACTCCTCGACCAGGCATCTGCGGGTCGAGAAGTGGATCTACCGGGCC includes:
- the kdpF gene encoding K(+)-transporting ATPase subunit F, coding for MSAENIVGLIVAAALLGYLVLALVYPERF